Below is a window of Salvelinus fontinalis isolate EN_2023a chromosome 14, ASM2944872v1, whole genome shotgun sequence DNA.
CAGGGACCGTCTGCGGCTCATCCTTCAAGGATTGCAACCGGGAATGTGCTTGTTGCTGCTGTGTGCCACCTAAAtggtgagagggaggaggtgggaaGGGTACAGTGTCTGTGGAGTAATTGACAGTGGTGCCCAAAGGTCCATTACCATAACTGTTCAAGTTCGTATAGACGGGTAAGTCCATGTGTACAGTGACAGGAGCCACGTTGGTACTTAGGTCGAGACTGTTCGTTTGAGCGCAAGTCCCCCCGTTCAGCTGGTTCTGTTTGTGTAAGTCCTCCAGAGCCTTGACGAATCCCTCGGCAAACTCCTGTTCGTCAGTTACTGACTTGGGGTAGAGGAACTGAGAGGTCGGTGTTGTTACGACCATTCCGTTGGACTGAATGAGGAGTCTCTCCAGCTCCGGGGAAGCCAGTTTCAGCAGCCCAAGGTCCGGGGAGTTGAGAATGCTCTCGGCGTCGCGGAGATGGGGCTTTAGATTAGTGGCATCTACAAGGTTTAAATGAATGTCATTCTTCATCATATTTTGGTAAAAGACAAATTCTTAGATGACAGCAGCTCTAAAAAGTCAGCAGAGCCTTACGACAGAAAGAGGGGTTCCCATAACCTCTCAGTTGCTGAAGAGAAAACGATGCGTAATTTGCATAACATTAAATCAAATGCTCTTTTAAAGTTGCCCTACCCCTTCTCCAAGATCAGGGTATAAATCACCTCTTGCCTCAAAAATGTTGTCGTTTTTTGTTTTTCCTCGTTAATAAACAATTGATAAGAAATAGTCGATGGTTAATCTCCCGACTAGAGGGGTAGAAGTTCCAATGTGTGCGCTCGCATGCTGCCGCTACCTTTTCTATCCTCGTAAATTCCATTATGTCACTTCAGAGCGCGCAGATTGGACAGAAATCACGTTTTTTACGTATTTTATTTGAATAAGGGGACGTACTAGCCCCATTGCCATGGAGAAGGCGGGTAAACTGCAAACACTGCGGTGCATTGTGGTTTGATGTCATAGCAAATCTTGGATGGAGGCTTGTTTTCTTCCCTGTTCTATTGCTTTtgcacagtaaaacaagtcattGAGTTCTGTTTGACAAATGTTTTTGCACTAAATACCCTATAACGTAATTTTTTACCTTGTCCAAAAAGTGAGGTGAAAGAAGAAAATAGCAAATGGAGAAGATACTAGGACTAAGAGTGTGGTTTTTAGAATGAGCTTTATAAAAAACACATGATATATAATGACTATCAGTGTATTCAAGGTCACACTATTTTCACTAACTGATTGACACAGTAAAGGCATATACAATGTTATAAGGTAAGAGTGACCTACTCTTATTTTCAAGTTTCAAAGTTTATTCACCACAGGGCTGATTCTGACCCGAGTTAAGTGCAAGTAAATGAAACGTAATTCCCTTTTCATGCACCTCTCTCCCTAGGCGTATTCTGACCTTTAACTTAAacatgagaatagcatgctattcaaccgCTATTCGTTTGGGGTGGAGATTTAATAAAtgaaggtgtgtctacagatacttcgtattctgaccttgacttcaTTCCCTtttaattccaccacctttacgcACAAAGAAAACATTAATAAGGTCTAGCGAACTTAccggttccaagtggaaaaagcatCTACTTTATTTTTTTAGATTGAAATAACACcgttctccatgcactgtaatttacaacttaatgagagctattgataagagccaGGTAAATGAGTAATCCGTTTGGAGAAGGGGATTGGAAATATACATTGTTTTAGATCTATTTTACCTTGTCATCCCTGGAGATGAATGTGAAACCAGTCAAATGGCAGCATTTCATGaacagtaaagtttatgaaatgcTGTGCCATTATGCAGAATTGAAATTGTACTGCCTTTTTACTTGCAGGGATGGGCACCCTCGAATGTCTTAGTTATAGGCTACCCAGACTTTCTCTGGTTCCTATTTCTATCAAGGTAAATATTAGCCACAATCAGTATCGACCGTAGGGAGTCCTAACAACCACACATATTCAACTGCCAATttactgttagttcccttcagttgtTACAGCCTACATTATTATTCAATTTAATTATATTGTTTCGTTGACCTATATTTGCTTACCTCTGTAAACGCTGCCACGGCCGTGTGGTTGTTGCTGAGGATTATTAGTAACAgttgatatatatataaaaaaaatacatgtaggcTAATTAAATCGTTATGGAGAGGAGCGCAGACTCAACgagctacacaaaatactctgtcaaagagGAAGAAAAACTAACATTtgtacaaaaaataataataatgaaaaataaaacagtaATATAATTTGATTAGATAAAGACTCAAtcctctgagtcaatacatgttagaatcaccttttgcaGAGATTACACCTGTGTGTCTATC
It encodes the following:
- the LOC129810947 gene encoding transcription factor JunD-like, with the protein product MMKNDIHLNLVDATNLKPHLRDAESILNSPDLGLLKLASPELERLLIQSNGMVVTTPTSQFLYPKSVTDEQEFAEGFVKALEDLHKQNQLNGGTCAQTNSLDLSTNVAPVTVHMDLPVYTNLNSYGNGPLGTTVNYSTDTVPFPPPPSHHLGGTQQQQAHSRLQSLKDEPQTVPDLHSFGDSPQLSPINMDTQERIKAERKKLRNRIAASKCRKRKLERISRLEDKVNNLKTQNTDLASTASVLRDQVAQLKQNVLNHVNSGCQLLPHQVQVY